The proteins below are encoded in one region of Candidatus Profftella armatura (Diaphorina cf. continua):
- a CDS encoding DNA polymerase III subunit delta' (catalyzes the DNA-template-directed extension of the 3'-end of a DNA strand; the delta' subunit seems to interact with the gamma subunit to transfer the beta subunit on the DNA) has translation MTNNALYPWQYDSWEKLQKLRLSLPHAILFYGAKGIGKKYLIDIFIQSLLCENFDKNNYICEKCNSCIWFLKKNHPDFRYVHPEIFEQSLLDNDKKNKNLNNHSKEIKIDQIRELANFINTSSHYSKIRIVLLYPADTLNHNAANALLKMLEEPPLNSFFILLCNKIDNLLKTILSRCYKFILKSPNKNESLEWLKQKNISNPDILLSEQGGGPLIVFNNTKNKKYDLLLNKLKEFLIKSDIEYALNISEKLQKIPILIIFELIQRWIYDLFLLKITNINRYYPHYKNKLNQLAKKTDQYRLLYVLKKFNEKRLIINNSFSSNLLIKDILITYIELFY, from the coding sequence ATGACAAATAACGCACTTTATCCTTGGCAATATGATAGTTGGGAAAAATTACAAAAATTAAGATTATCCTTACCTCATGCTATATTATTTTATGGGGCAAAAGGAATTGGAAAAAAATATTTAATAGATATTTTTATACAATCATTATTATGTGAAAATTTTGATAAAAATAATTATATTTGCGAAAAATGTAATTCTTGCATCTGGTTTTTAAAAAAAAATCACCCAGATTTCAGGTATGTACATCCAGAAATATTTGAACAATCATTATTAGATAATGATAAAAAAAATAAAAATTTAAATAATCACTCTAAGGAAATTAAAATTGATCAAATTAGAGAATTAGCAAATTTTATAAATACTTCTAGTCATTATTCTAAAATACGTATTGTTTTATTATACCCGGCAGATACATTGAATCATAATGCAGCTAATGCATTATTAAAAATGTTAGAAGAACCTCCTTTGAATAGTTTTTTTATTCTTTTATGTAATAAAATTGATAACCTATTAAAGACTATTTTATCTAGATGCTATAAATTTATATTAAAATCACCTAATAAAAATGAATCATTAGAATGGCTTAAGCAAAAAAATATTTCTAATCCTGATATTTTATTATCTGAACAAGGCGGAGGACCATTAATAGTATTTAATAATACAAAAAACAAAAAATATGATTTATTACTTAATAAATTAAAAGAATTTTTGATAAAATCAGATATAGAATACGCATTAAATATTTCCGAAAAACTACAAAAAATACCTATTCTTATAATTTTTGAATTGATTCAACGATGGATATATGATTTATTTTTATTAAAAATAACTAATATTAATCGTTATTACCCTCATTATAAAAATAAATTAAATCAATTAGCTAAAAAAACTGATCAATATAGACTGTTATATGTTTTAAAAAAATTTAATGAAAAACGATTAATTATAAATAATTCATTTTCATCAAATCTTTTAATAAAAGATATATTAATAACTTATATTGAGCTTTTTTATTAA
- the tmk gene encoding dTMP kinase: MKIKYNYQFFSKFITFEGIDGSGKSTHIKYIIKLLKTFNINVIFTREPGGTPLGEILRNLLLHKPMHPETETLLMFAARREHIAKVIKPALKKGICVISDRFTDSSFAYQGGGRKILRNKIKILEKWVHPDIKPDLTLLFDLPLEIAKKRLSITKSLDKFEVKKNDFFNSVRTEYLRLAKKFPIRFRIINSNESIIKIENQLKKFLLSFLHKNNI, encoded by the coding sequence ATGAAGATTAAATATAATTACCAATTTTTTTCTAAATTTATTACTTTTGAAGGCATTGATGGATCAGGAAAATCGACACATATCAAATATATTATAAAATTATTAAAAACATTTAATATAAATGTAATTTTTACAAGAGAACCTGGGGGAACTCCCTTGGGAGAGATATTACGTAATTTATTATTACATAAACCAATGCATCCGGAAACAGAGACATTGTTAATGTTTGCCGCAAGACGTGAGCATATCGCAAAGGTAATTAAACCGGCATTAAAAAAAGGCATATGTGTTATTTCGGATCGTTTTACTGATTCAAGTTTTGCGTATCAAGGAGGAGGGCGTAAAATTTTACGAAATAAAATTAAAATACTAGAAAAATGGGTTCATCCAGATATAAAGCCAGATTTAACATTATTATTTGATTTGCCTTTAGAGATAGCAAAAAAAAGGTTAAGTATAACAAAATCTTTAGATAAATTTGAGGTAAAAAAAAATGATTTTTTTAATTCTGTGCGAACAGAATATTTACGTCTCGCAAAAAAATTTCCTATACGTTTTAGAATAATTAACTCAAATGAATCTATTATAAAAATTGAAAATCAATTGAAAAAATTTTTATTATCTTTTCTTCATAAGAATAATATATAA